ACACTGGCGCCCGACACGCCGATGGCGGGGTCGAACGTGATTCCCGCCACCGACGTTCAGGTGGCGATCGCGAACGCCGTCCTCGAGGGGAACCCCCGCATCGCGGCCAGCCTCGAGCCCGGACCGTGGGTGTCCGAGGGTCGCTTCACGCCGCCACCTCCCGACGCCCCGTTCGACGACCACGCCGCGTTCAGCGAGACCTTCTACGACGCCATCACGGGGTTCACCGCAGATGACGACCTCGGCCACCTCCACGCCGAGTACGTCGACCGCATCACCGAGGCGGTGGACAGCGCTCTCGGCGGCCACTGAACGGGTCACAGTGGCTGACACCGACGAACGGTTGGTCGCCTCAGCCGGCGTCGCCGATCCGCCCCCGGATCGCCGCACCGATGACCCGCGCAGAGGTACGCGTAGAGATCGTGAAGGCGAAGAACGAGCCGAAGTCGCGCACTGCGAGCATGCTCGTCACGAAGAGGCCCGGGACACTCGTCTGGAATGACTCGTCGAGGCACGGGAAGCCGTCCTCGACGGCGAGGTCCGCCCAGACGTTGCCCTCCTTCAAGAACGGGACGCGGGACGCGTCGGGCCGGTAGCCGGTTGCGAAGACGACCTCGTCGACATCGAGGCTGGTCCCGTCGTCGAGCGTCACCTCAAGGGCCCCCGCGCTCTCAGCGCATCCGACGACGTTTGTGCGGGGGTGCAGGCTGACCGGGTCGCCGGCGACCCGTGGTCCGAGCCACGGCTCGAGCTTCAGCCTTCCCTCCTCCCAGAAGCGGCCCTCCACCACGGCCCTCTCGTCCCCGCTCAGTCTCCGGAACCATCCCGGGTCGTCGACCATCGCGTCGACACGCTCTGCGAACCAGGTCCAGTCCGACACGGCGAAGCGTGGTGTGTCGTGGCGGTAGGTGAGGTGCACGGCCGCCGCGCCCGCCTCCCGCAACAGCGCAGCCGACTCGAAGGCGCTCTGGCGACCGCCGACGACGAGACACCGCCGACCAGCGAACTCCGCCGGTTCGACGAGGTCGCAGGTGTGGCGGAACCGACCGGGCGGGAAGGCTGCGACGAGGTCCGCCGGGAGGTGCCGGAAGGAACCGAAGCCCACGGCGACGACGACATTGTCGGCGACGACGACATCGCCGGCGTCCATCGTCGCCAGGAAGCGACCGTCGGACCGGTCGAGTCTCGCGACGTGGTCGGGGCGCGGCGACAGTTCCTGGCGCCGCCGGAACCACTCGGCGTACTCGAGGTAGAGGTCGAGCGACAGGGGCGCCCCGTCGTCGGGACCACCCGGGCGTGCCGCCAGAAAAGCGTCGATCGTGTCCACCCCACCGGGGTCGAGATGCCAGTCGCGCCCGGACCGCAACACCATGCCGGCGGGCATGTGCGACTTCCAGAAGCCCATGGGGTGACCGACGATCGCGGCCTCGATCGAGTGCCGGCGGGCATAAGCGCCCAGAGAGAGGCCGAACGGTCCCGCCCCGACGATGAGCATCGGCACGGAAGACGCTGTCGCGGATGCGGAGGTCATTCGGGCTCCTCCTCGGGAGTCTCGGCTACGTGCTCAGTCGACGTCGAGGCGCAACAGATCGTCCCAGGTCTCACGGCGCACGACGACGCGGGCATCGCCGCCGCCCACGAACACGACCGCCGGGCGCAGGACCTTGTTGTAGTTGCTGCCCATCGACACGCCGTACGCGCCCGTCACGGGCGTGGCGAGGACGTCACCGACGGCGATGTCGGCGGGCACCGCTGCCTCACGCACCAGTAGATCGCCCGACTCGCAGTGCTTGCCCACGACGGTGACCGTCATCGGTCGCTCCGCATCCGCCGCGCGGGGAAGGAACGTCTCGTAGCCGCTTCCGTAGAGAACGGGCCGGGGGTTGTCGCTCATCCCGCCGTCGACCGCGACATAGGTACGGATGCCCGGAAGATGCTTGATCGTGCCCACGCGGTAGAGGGTGACCGCTGCGGCCGCCACGATGGCCCGGCCCGGCTCGGCGCTCACCCGCGCCGTGATCCCGGCCGCGTCGCACGCCGCACGCACCGCGGCACCCCACTGCGTGATGGTCGGGGCCGACTCGCCCGTGACGTAGGGGACGCCGAGCCCCCCACCGACCGACAGCTCGGGCAGATCGAAGGGCGCGGCGATCTCGGCCAACACCGCCACCGCCTTCTCGAAGGAGTCGATGCGGAAGACCTGGCTGCCGATGTGGGCATGGATCCCCACCAGCTCGACGGAGCTGGCGCCGCCGGCCCGTTCGATGGCCGCCTGCGCGGCACCGGTCGACACCGTGAAGCCGAACTTCGAGTCGTCCTGACCCGTCGCCACATAGGAATGCGTGTGGGCCTCGACGCCCGGGGTGATCCTTATGAACACCTGCGGCGCAGATCCGGTGGACGCGTGGAGCTCGTCGAGACGGTCCAACTCGTCGAAGGAGTCCACGACGATGCGGCCGACCCCGACCTCGACCGCGCGGGCGAGCTCCGTCATCGACTTGTTGTTGCCGTGCAGGACGAGACGATCCGCCGGAACGCCGGCCGCCAGCGCTACATGCAGTTCGCCGCCGGTGGCCACATCGAGCCACATCCCCTCCTCGTGGGCGAGGCGCGCCATGGCAGTGCACAGGAACGCCTTCGTCGCGTAGGCGACCCCGTCGCCGAACGCGGTAACCGCCTCGCGACAGCGGGCCCGCAGGTGGTCCTCGTCGTACACGAACAACGGTGTCCCGAACTCACCGGCGAGGTCCACGAGGTCGCATCCCCCGATCGACAACGAGCCGTCGGTCGCCACGACGGCGTTGTCGGGCAGCAGCGCCGGAGGGAGCGGCCCGGACACGGTCACATCGTCTCGGGGGCCGACACCCCGAGCAGTTCGAGACCCGACACCAGACCGACCCGGGTCGCCTCGGCGAGCCACAGCCGCGCCTGGCGGACGTTCTCGTCGACGTCGGTGCGCAGGATCGGACAGTCGTGGTAGAAGCCGTGGAACGCGCCGGCGAGCTCGCGCAGCCATGTGGTCACCTTGTGCGGCGCGCGTTCGCGGCACGACAGCGAGACCACGTCGTCGAAGCCGTGCAGGAGGCGCAGAAGCTCGAGCTCACGGTCGTGGACGAGGACCGCCAGGTCGGCCTCCGCCAGCGGTCGACGGGTCATCCCCCGCTCGGCGAGCTCGCGACCCAGTGAACAGATGCGGGTGTGCGCGTACTGCACGTAGTACACGGGGTTGTCCATCGAACGGCTCGCAGCAAGGGCCAGGTCGACAGTCTG
This genomic interval from Acidimicrobiales bacterium contains the following:
- the lysA gene encoding diaminopimelate decarboxylase, which produces MSGPLPPALLPDNAVVATDGSLSIGGCDLVDLAGEFGTPLFVYDEDHLRARCREAVTAFGDGVAYATKAFLCTAMARLAHEEGMWLDVATGGELHVALAAGVPADRLVLHGNNKSMTELARAVEVGVGRIVVDSFDELDRLDELHASTGSAPQVFIRITPGVEAHTHSYVATGQDDSKFGFTVSTGAAQAAIERAGGASSVELVGIHAHIGSQVFRIDSFEKAVAVLAEIAAPFDLPELSVGGGLGVPYVTGESAPTITQWGAAVRAACDAAGITARVSAEPGRAIVAAAAVTLYRVGTIKHLPGIRTYVAVDGGMSDNPRPVLYGSGYETFLPRAADAERPMTVTVVGKHCESGDLLVREAAVPADIAVGDVLATPVTGAYGVSMGSNYNKVLRPAVVFVGGGDARVVVRRETWDDLLRLDVD
- a CDS encoding NAD(P)-binding domain-containing protein; this translates as MTSASATASSVPMLIVGAGPFGLSLGAYARRHSIEAAIVGHPMGFWKSHMPAGMVLRSGRDWHLDPGGVDTIDAFLAARPGGPDDGAPLSLDLYLEYAEWFRRRQELSPRPDHVARLDRSDGRFLATMDAGDVVVADNVVVAVGFGSFRHLPADLVAAFPPGRFRHTCDLVEPAEFAGRRCLVVGGRQSAFESAALLREAGAAAVHLTYRHDTPRFAVSDWTWFAERVDAMVDDPGWFRRLSGDERAVVEGRFWEEGRLKLEPWLGPRVAGDPVSLHPRTNVVGCAESAGALEVTLDDGTSLDVDEVVFATGYRPDASRVPFLKEGNVWADLAVEDGFPCLDESFQTSVPGLFVTSMLAVRDFGSFFAFTISTRTSARVIGAAIRGRIGDAG